From a single Oncorhynchus tshawytscha isolate Ot180627B linkage group LG33, Otsh_v2.0, whole genome shotgun sequence genomic region:
- the LOC112230761 gene encoding dolichyldiphosphatase 1 codes for MASEEYCSVPPRWRSISLTHVEFPAGDLTGQLLAYTSLLPIVILVGFVTLIVFKRELHTISFFGGLVLNEGVNWLLKHILREPRPCEGAHATLTTEYGMPSSHSQFIWFFVVYFFLFLYLRMHQTNNARCVELLWRHILSITLLGVAFSVSYSRVYLLYHTWSQVFYGGVTGSTIGVVWFFFTQEVLTPLFPKMAAWPISEFFLVRDTSLIPNILWFEYTVTRSEARNRQRKLGTKLQ; via the exons ATGGCGTCGGAAGAATACTGCTCGGTACCACCTCGATGGCGGTCGATATCGCTAACCCACGTAGAGTTCCCTGCTG gTGATCTGACGGGACAATTGTTGGCCTACACCAGCCTGCTACCCATAGTGATCCTTGTGGGCTTTGTCACCCTCATAGTGTTCAAGCGTGAACTGCACACG ATCTCCTTCTTCGGTGGGCTCGTACTGAACGAAGGGGTGAACTGGCTGCTGAAGCATATTTTAAGGGAGCCCCGCCCATGTGAAG GAGCTCATGCAACCCTGACCACTGAGTATGGGATGCCCTCCAGTCATTCCCAGTTCATCTGGTTTTTTGTTGTTtacttctttctttttctttattTAAG AATGCATCAAACGAACAACGCTCGCTGTGTGGAGCTGCTGTGGAGACATATACTGTCCATCACCTTGTTAGGTGTGGCCTTCTCCGTGTCATACAGCAG gGTTTACCTGTTGTACCACACCTGGAGTCAGGTATTCTACGGGGGAGTGACCGGTAGCACCATCGGAGTAGTCTGGTTCTTCTTCACACAGGAGGTGCTGACACCGCTATTCCCCAAGATGGCAGCATG GCCAATATCAGAGTTTTTTCTGGTGAGGGACACAAGCCTGATCCCCAACATCCTGTGGTTTGAGTACACGGTGACCAGATCAGAGGCAAG AAACAGACAACGGAAGCTTGGAACAAAACTTCAGTGA